The Brachyhypopomus gauderio isolate BG-103 chromosome 2, BGAUD_0.2, whole genome shotgun sequence genome contains a region encoding:
- the jpt2 gene encoding jupiter microtubule associated homolog 2, with amino-acid sequence MTSTNMFQGLDNSAKTSSRVLRPPGGGSSNIFGSSEDDAGASRRPNKMASTVFAPPEEFQGGPRRSNPPGGKSSGIFGQAEAPPTQLKPAPAGGADSNIFSGPESNQQTIKSHPNKPKDNIGVGVGVVVTPEPPVIQPQEPKEVKVTVSPQVTPIKEVPPPAPPATKRDVEPSPEQPMEKDHEPHLGPRPRSHNRVLNPPGGKSSVVFY; translated from the exons ATGACTTCCACAAACATGTTTCAGGGACTTGACAACAGTGCGAAGACAAGTTCGAG GGTTTTGCGGCCTCCCGGAGGTGGCAGCAGCAATATATTTGGCAGCAGTGAGGATGATGCTGGTGCCTCTAGAAGGCCAAATAAGATGGCCTCCACAGTTTTTGCACCTCCGGAGGAGTTTCAAGGAGGTCCCAGACGTTCTAACCCCCCAG GTGGAAAGAGCAGTGGAATTTTTGGTCAGGCTGAGGCTCCTCCCACTCAACTAAAGCCCGCCCCTGCAGGAGGAGCGGACAGCAACATCTTTTCTGGGCCAGAGTCAAACCAACAAACTATCAAAAGTCATCCAAACAAACCAAAG GACAAcataggtgtgggtgtgggtgtggtcgtCACACCTGAGCCCCCAG TGATTCAGCCCCAGGAGCCCAAAGAAGTGAAGGTGACTGTCTCCCCCCAAGTCACACCCATTAAAGAGGTACCACCGCCTGCCCCACCTGCAACCAAGCGGGACGTTGAGCCTTCCCCCGAACAGCCAATGGAGAAGGACCACGAGCCCCACCTCGGACCACGCCCACGCTCGCACAATAGAGTGCTCAACCCCCCCGGTGGAAAATCCAGTGTGGTCTTTTACTGA